The Lycium barbarum isolate Lr01 chromosome 12, ASM1917538v2, whole genome shotgun sequence genome includes a region encoding these proteins:
- the LOC132623371 gene encoding protein LYK5-like → MGDFLLIVFIIFTIVASIIYAQQNYTGNTVMSCKGINGTGTTASFLYSCNGEKHSCRAFLIFRSHTPYNSVSSISKLLSSDPDEIVHINNISRSEFLDQNQELIVPVNCSCSGQYYRADTSYVIPSKYDTYFTIANNTYQGLSTCSALVHENIYNTLDLVLGLNLRVPLRCACPTRDQTRNGVKYLVTYLVTWGGNVSTISAQFSVSSQSTAYANGLSENSVLNPFTTILIPLPKEPSSFQTRTIKRAQTEIFYPSKHKISYISLFIGVGIGVSLAVLCFTLFIVLKHKKENERCEVLGKGREGKQNWNLPEHVLENIVGMDQMIKVYEFEELVAATENFSSRRRLSNYVYKGVLRGKLLAIKEMRTDIYKEVKFHAKINHFNLISLTGVCKHHQLSYLVFEFMENGSLKEWLFKDDNLEAQSWNCRICIALDIADGLDYIHNFTAPAYVHNNISSNRILLNRDLRAKISNFSLARSADCEGKTSSSMKFAEGRNGYLAPEYLQTGQVTPKIDIYAFGIVLLEIITGKGAVFEQDGKELLLSETVLGIMDEQSKIQELTDTRLEVKHPLGYIIQQTDLVLRLVKLCVACLVTEPERRPSAAEIISTLIKIQSDVQN, encoded by the coding sequence ATGGGTGATTTTCTGCTTATCGTTTTCATAATTTTCACCATTGTAGCTTCAATTATCTATGCCCAACAAAATTATACGGGCAATACTGTCATGAGTTGTAAAGGAATCAATGGAACAGGAACTACAGCTTCGTTTCTGTATTCTTGCAATGGTGAAAAGCACTCCTGTCGAGCATTCCTGATTTTTAGATCACACACTCCTTATAATTCAGTTTCTTCCATCTCAAAACTCCTATCTTCGGACCCTGATGAGATTGTCCACATCAACAACATCTCAAGGTCTGAATTCTTGGATCAGAACCAAGAACTTATAGTTCCAGTAAATTGTTCATGTTCAGGTCAGTACTATCGGGCTGACACCTCTTATGTTATACCAAGCAAATATGATACCTATTTTACTATCGCGAACAACACGTATCAGGGGTTGTCTACTTGCAGTGCCCTTGTACATGAAAATATCTACAATACACTGGATCTGGTTCTGGGTCTAAATTTGCGGGTACCACTCAGATGTGCCTGTCCTACAAGGGATCAAACAAGAAATGGTGTGAAATATCTGGTAACTTATTTGGTTACTTGGGGGGGCAACGTTTCTACCATTAGCGCGCAGTTCAGTGTCAGTAGTCAAAGTACAGCATATGCAAATGGATTATCTGAAAATTCAGTTCTTAATCCTTTCACAACTATATTGATTCCTCTACCAAAAGAACCTTCAAGCTTCCAAACAAGGACTATTAAGAGAGCACAGACTGAAATCTTTTACCCTTCTAAGCACAAAATATCGTACATCAGTCTTTTTATTGGGGTAGGAATTGGTGTTTCCCTTGCAGTTCTCTGTTTTACCTTGTTCATTGTCTTAAAACACAAAAAGGAGAACGAAAGATGTGAAGTGCTTGGGAAAGGAAGAGAAGGGAAACAAAACTGGAATTTACCAGAACATGTCCTGGAAAATATAGTTGGTATGGATCAAATGATTAAAGTCTATGAATTTGAAGAACTGGTGGCTGCAACTGAAAACTTCAGCTCGCGAAGAAGACTTAGTAATTATGTTTATAAAGGGGTCCTTAGAGGAAAACTGCTGGCCATCAAGGAGATGAGGACAGACATATATAAAGAGGTTAAATTCCATGCAAAGATCAATCATTTCAATTTAATCAGCCTCACTGGTGTATGTAAGCATCATCAACTATCCTATCTTGTTTTTGAGTTCATGGAAAATGGATCTTTAAAAGAATGGCTTTTCAAGGATGATAACCTGGAGGCTCAGAGCTGGAACTGCAGAATTTGTATTGCCTTAGATATCGCTGATGGTCTAGATTACATTCATAACTTCACAGCTCCAGCTTATGTGCACAATAACATTAGCAGTAACAGAATCTTACTTAACAGAGATCTAAGGGCCAAGATTTCAAATTTTAGCTTGGCAAGATCAGCTGACTGTGAGGGAAAGACAAGTTCATCTATGAAATTCGCCGAGGGAAGAAATGGCTACTTGGCACCTGAGTACCTTCAAACTGGTCAGGTTACTCCCAAGATAGATATCTATGCATTTGGAATCGTTCTGTTGGAGATAATTACAGGAAAAGGGGCAGTTTTCGAGCAGGATGGAAAAGAATTACTCTTATCAGAGACAGTGCTTGGAATTATGGATGAACaatctaagattcaagaactaaCAGATACAAGGCTAGAAGTTAAGCACCCCCTTGGTTACATAATTCAACAAACTGATCTCGTGCTTCGATTGGTGAAACTGTGTGTAGCTTGCTTGGTGACGGAACCTGAAAGAAGACCAAGTGCAGCAGAAATTATATCTACCTTAATCAAAATCCAGTCAGATGTACAAAACTAG